One Caretta caretta isolate rCarCar2 chromosome 24, rCarCar1.hap1, whole genome shotgun sequence genomic region harbors:
- the PSMB4 gene encoding proteasome subunit beta type-4, which produces MEAGGMRLPLPFWAGGPAPGELYSLPCPSAAGPGLELLAGAGGPLTRTQNPMVTGTSVLGVKFDGGVIIAADMLGSYGSLARFRNISRIMKVNDNTVLGASGDYADFQYLKQVIDQMVIDEELLGDGHSYSPKAIHSWLTRAMYSRRSKMNPLWNTVVIGGFYNGESFLGYVDMLGVAYEDPTLATGYGAYLAQPLMREVLEKKPVLTKDEARDLIERCMKILYYRDARSFNRYELAIVTEKGVEVEGPLSVETNWDIAHLIRGFE; this is translated from the exons ATGGAAGCCGGGGGGATGCGGCTGCCGCTGCCGTTCTGGGCCGGGGGCCCGGCCCCGGGGGAGCTGtacagcctgccctgccccagcgcGGCCGGCCCGGGCCTGGAGCTCCTGGCCGGGGCCGGGGGCCCCCTCACGCGGACCCA GAATCCCATGGTGACAGGCACCTCGGTGCTGGGAGTGAAGTTTGACGGTGGTGTGATCATCGCTGCAGACATGCTGGGCTCCTATGGCTCTCTGGCCCGGTTTCGTAACATTTCCAGGATCATGAAAGTGAATGATAACACTGTGCTGGGCGCATCTGGGGACTACGCTGATTTCCAGTACCTCAAGCAGGTTATTGACCAGATGGT AATTGATGAGGAGCTGTTGGGAGATGGTCACAGTTACAGTCCAAAGGCCATTCATTCCTGGCTGACCCGAGCCATGTACAGCCGGAGATCCAAGATGAATCCACTCTGGAATACTGTTGTTATTGGAGGCTTTTACAATGGGGAGAG TTTTCTAGGGTACGTTGACATGTTGGGTGTTGCCTATGAAGACCCTACACTCGCTACTGGCTATGGAGCTTACCTAGCTCAG ccaTTAATGAGAGAAGTCTTAGAGAAGAAACCCGTCCTGACGAAGGACGAGGCCCGGGACCTGATTGAGCGCTGCATGAAAATCCTGTACTACAGAGATGCCAGATCATTTAACAGA TACGAACTTGCCATAGTGACCGAGAAAGGAGTTGAAGTGGAAGGACCTCTGTCCGTAGAAACCAACTGGGACATAGCACATCTGATCCG TGGCTTTGAATGA